Sequence from the Panicum virgatum strain AP13 chromosome 5N, P.virgatum_v5, whole genome shotgun sequence genome:
TGGTGGCTTAAAAGTtcaaaccttaaacttgaaacttatGGGTAGCAAAAAGTATGATCcgaatctaagttgttgtgagctatgatatggttaagtagagttgcAATGAtcattttgaaaacacaaaaataataataaagttcctcaatgatatgaaattcctatccaaagccatatacTGTTTTCATTGCAAAATCTTCCACATATGtaacttgctatctcattgagctttgtcaaattattgtgacccttagtgagattcatttcatactcccatgatcaatgatcaagatcacgtacacatttccatcacatgctatgcttctacactagaagtaagcaaacatccatccacaaaataaaactccaagtctATGTATGACACCTCTCTCTCGGAAATATATCAAGGATGTAAGGATGTGGGGCTATACAaaagaaacaaataaaagacgCATACCCAAAGagggtatgccacatgcttcggcatgtcaaaaaaaagaaggaataaaagatgcatacccaaagaaggtatgccacatgcttaggcatgtcaaaaaaagagaaaagatagccccttatccaaaaagaaagaaaagagagatgGTGCATGCAAAgcagttcatacaccatccaccaaaaatatccacacacttccACATCTTGATCagggtttatgacttgtttctcctttggatctggtctttgacttagcaaaatatgagaagcagacatgccttcaaatcctccatacctacagctccacaaaaaaaTAGCCATTAAAGATTggttgaggaagaaaggcataataaaaagccttggtgaggaattatacacattgagcgatccgagagatcatccgaggaactttataaatttcttttgaaaaactttacaaaacctccggattgacggttgaactaaagaaaaaaaatatgagcactctatgataccattctgactctcaaccgccaaagataaGGTGAAGCTATAAactccacaggagtaaggtaagaggtaagaacaaaagccaacttattcaaaatcaagataagaagcattcggttgtgccaaagtatgagttggaaattcaacattgtagcaactcctcaTCAACAACGAGCATGGTGCCCGGGTGctaaggtagtgacctcatatgcgggcatggtgcccgagTATGCGGGATCTCTTggatatgatggtgctccacggtttgactggggtagaccgcagatgttgacagccctgtcggtccgctgggaagctgcttctcggttagcgtactccccgacgttcgggtatcgtgtaggagttcatgcaaagatgaaacgggactggatgttctccagtgcgggtcattctccccgatgtctctaatttcctggcacctgcagctctaagcatgtggctaacataacttatctgcaAACataaatagtatactaggatctgtgactatgctcccactaaccttaggtgtgcttgtttattctttattcacgaaagttggttgttctgtgtttgtcacattacccctgattatcttttatttatcacttaccacTATATAATCAGCAGTCTACACCTTATTTCATAAtgtcatggttatgtaactagtAGACATCTTTATACTATCTCGCCATCCCttggaaaaatataaataacgataccctgaatacttctgggtgaaatgctaaaacggtatatccgtgcgttTGCGGATTTTTcagtaaacgttaagacataccaactcagcatttctggcgctgttgctaggGACGAGCTTAACAaccccattcctagtgattgcgttAAGAAATGCCATCACACATACATGTTGCAAGTGTTTTATCTAAGTATTACATTTTTATCGAGAGATTTAGAATGTTTCAGGCAACATGAAATAGATGTTGCGGTGGGTTTTTTTCTCATCATTGATGGATGTATAATAAAAATTTACAACATATTTTGATGTTGCAAATGTTTAAATTTAGTGTTgcatgtattaaatttctatgtTGCAGACATTATTTTTGTATGTTGCATGAACCATACAATGGGAGTCATTCTCATCGAACATCCGGGCGCTGTATTTTTATTTACGTACATAGATATGATTGGATGTTCCAAATTTATTAAATGGATACGAATACAGGTATTCATATTAATATTTTAAGTGAATATGAATCCGAATGATTCGGATGTTGAGCCATCCAATGTTAAACAAGGCTTACCAGTTACCACGGCCTCGTCGGGATGGGTGACGGCGTCAAGGTGCGCTGCGCCCGTCTATCGTGCGCTGCGCCTGCGCTTGCGTGGGGAAGCGGGGCGACGGCACAAAAGGAAAAGAGGCCGAAGCCGCCCAAAAAAAACAGGATGAaaattgagagagagagaagactgCGATAGCGTCCGTCGAGCCGGTGGCGGCGAAGATGCGGAAGAAGCTCGGCACCCGGTTCCCCGCGGTGCGTGGCTTCTCTCTCCCTACCTCTCTCTCCGTGCGTCTGTATGTGGCTCTGATCCGCCCCCTCCTGCGCGCATGCGCGTGATCCGATCTGCGTCGCTGCGCGAGGTGCGGATCTTCGTGTCCGCGGGCGGGATCCgttggcggcggccgccgccgttgacCCGCTGCGTCGTTGTTTTGTTCTCGTGGCTGGGTTGTGCCGTTCTGCGGGAAGGGGAGGCGTAGGCGTAGATCCGCTCCCGTGCTCGCTCGCGTGCGCACGGAAAAATTAATTCGTTTTGGTATTTTtcccattattttttatttttattttttcgaAGCCTACCTGTCTCGGTGGTGATGAACTGGGGTCGGAATTTCTGAGAGGCGCAGATCACGAAGGCTGGCTTTGGTGGAAGAATGGAGAGATTTGTGGGGGCTCGCTGCCCAGGAATCAGCTCTGCTATGGGCTTGTCGTGGATGTGAAAGCTCGTGCGAACAGGGCGACCTGGTGTGATCTCCAGTCCACAGGTTTGTGCTCTGTTCGCATGGCGTCCTACATGCATAGGATGGGCTAGATTCGTGGCCTAGTGCCACTGTTCCTTCGCGTAGTTTGGTCGTTATATTTCCAGATCATGCGAGCATGTATTCTGTTCGCATGCTTGGTCCCAGAATTACCTGAACTGAACATGCAAGCATCAATTCATCGGACCTGCAGTGTAGTGCTGAAGCAGAATTATTCGTTCTAAGTTTTGTGTTCGTTCTGAATATTGGAAACCTCCCATTCTTCTGTTTTCATGGAGCCAACATAGTTGAAGTTCTAATCTACACAGCTCCAAGCCAACATAGTTTCATGGTTTGTGCTGCAGGAGCAAGCCTTATCTATTGTATTTACCTGGCTAATGTTTGCGAATTGCagcatttgctttatttatcatgcGGGAAAATATGATTTTAACAACTTTGATGTCTGTATCAATGTGCTGATATCTGAAAGTTGGTTTTGCCTTTTGGTGCCTGTGCTTATTACTGTAGATTGGGATATCTTCTTAGATAATTTTGACCATTTGTCTTACTGCTTTCATTGTATGAGGTGCACTAATTCCATATTATATGCTGTTTTTGAGCAATGTTTGAATATTTACACAGTTCTAACGATGTGAAGTTATCCCCTAATTATTTTCTCTGTTATGATAGGCTCGGATAAAAAAGATAATGCAAGCAGATGAGGACGTTGGCAAGATTGCACTAGCCGTGCCTGTTTTAGTTTGTAAGTTTCGTAAGAGTCATTGCTCTTTGGTATTTACTTAACTGCATTCTTAGACCACAATAATCTAGTATTACTACACCAGTGGGACATGAAAAAGGTTGGCCTGTCTGAGGTCTGGTCATCTGGCTAATAACTTTGTGCACAAACTGAATTTGGGTTCATTCTTACTACATAAATTATAGAAAAGAGTCACCTTATAAGTTTACAGGAGGTTACGGTCAGCATTATCAATTTATTTCCTGAGTTTCTGGGCAAGGTTTCATTTGTTCGGCGTCCAATGATGCATTCCACGATGTTCGGCGTCCAAGCATGGCCGGGGATGCTGTCGAGGTAGAGCCGAACACAATAGAAGAGGCGCAGCCCCATCGCATGTGTAAGCTCCGCCAGTGCCGAAGGCAGATGTCGATGCCGCAACACTTGAATCTTCCATGGCTCCGTGCCATGTCATAGTCCTTCCGCTCAAACTGGATGAGGAAGGGCTCCGGCTGATGGACGGTTCAGCTCGTCGAGCAGGCCTTCGATGTCTCTCGCCCTCGCGCCGCCTGGTAGGTGCATTGCCCACGGCACCAGGGTACAGGCTTCCTAGTCTCGAGCAACGTGCTCGAGGTCGAAGGAGTTGGGGACGAAGACTGTCTCTTCTGGGCGTGTGTGGGGACGAAGACTGTCTCCTCCACAGGGCGTGTGTGCGGATCCCCATTCGCCATGGGTACCACCCCTGGGCGtaggggaggagggaggcggctgGCGGCGGTAGCGGTGGTGGTGGGGAGTGCAGCGGAGGCGTTGGGTGGAAgcgcggtgggggcggcggcggcggcggttggttAGAGGTTGGGCAGGGCTTCTGGCAGCACTCACGCTCCCAGTGCCTGGACTAGTGGCAATGGAAGCATCTAAAAGGATCCCGGCAAGCCGCAGTGAGGTGGCCTTGGCGTGGTTGAATGAGTCAAGGCCTCTGGTGGTTGGGCGTCTTGAAGGTTGGCTTGCTTCCCTGCAGCGACTTGAATGACGATCATGGTAGTTGTCCCGTCGGCACAAGCTGGTTGCCTCGCCGCGCGGGGGGCGCTTGCGGCATCCCCTGGCAGGCATCTAGCCATTGTCAAGGTTAGAAAGGTCGCCGTGTCAAGTCTGCCAGCCCACGTCCTTGTGCCACGGCTGGAGTAAATGTGTCCCCTTTGCAGGTGATGATGCGGAGGGGTAAATGCCTTCAGTGGCTGCCCCTGCCATGCGGAGGGGCACACCGGAGGAGGCTGTCCCACCGACAGGGCGGAGTGAAGGCAGCTGCAGCGAAACCGGCAACGGATCCACCACGCTTCACCACATCCGCATAGGATGGGGCCGGATCCGTTGAGGCAGTCCTCAGATCTGGCGTGGCCGGGACCCAAACCACCTCGTCCTGGACGGGGTAACCATGGTAgggaggtggggggggggggggggagttgcAGAAGAACCTCTCCCAGTCGGAGAGACGCTGCAAGGGCTGGAGGGGTTGATGCTGGGCGGAGTTTTCCTGGGAAGTTGGTCGGCGGAGGAGCTTGGCTGTGGGGGGTGGCTGGGGTTCCGCCGGTTGGTTGCGGCGGCGGATCTGCGGGGTTGGGGAGGGGTCGGGGGGCATGGCTTTTTTCGACAGCGTCTAACCCTTGTAAATTGTTATTGAAATCATGTTGAAGCATATAAATAGAATTCCTgacattttgattttttttgtatgcATGCAGCAAGGGCTCTTGAATTGTTTTTGCAAGATTTGATTGATCGGACCTATGAAATTACTCTTCAGAGCGGTGCAAAGACTTTGAATTCCTTCCACCTGTGAGTACCACCACACACTTTGATTTTGACAGACTGGCGATGTATTATATGTATCCCTCAATGTTTCTTTAGATTAATAAATATCTTGTAAAGTGGTTACGTACTGGTCTAATAATGTACAGCGACCATTGATAATTTTGAACTTTTAAGTATGATATAAGCTGCGCTGTTTACCTATATCATCATTTTATAGCATGtacattttccaaaaaaaaaattcttggtGAAGATGAGaaagttttccttttttttaccaTTGATATGCTCCAACATCTATTTGTTTTTAACCACGTCGAAGTTTGGCTGGCTTCCACTGTAGGCCGATGAtcttggttgaggacacctTTGTTTATGTTATTGAACAATTTGCCCACAACTTGGTGGATAATTTAGTGGATGCACCACATGCCTCATAACTATGGCACTTTTTCATACAATTGCATATGGCGTTTTGTGAGAATTCATTGATCTAAAAAAGTGCACTGTTTAAAAAGTAGCTGTTATCTAAGTTAATGTTTATAATATCTGTAGGTGGGGTTCGAGAACAGGTCGGTCCCTGCCTATGGCCAACTAATTTGTATAGGGAAAACATAAGGTACTCAGATTAGACTCAACTAATGTTCTTGACTGAGATCTGAAAGAAGCGATACGCTGATCGCTTTCAGCGGAAGTGTCACATCAAAATAATGTCTTAAGATCTGAATCTTGAACATGAAAGCAGGTTGGTTTTGGTAATGGTAACCAATTTGGAAACGGCACTATTTGTTTGCAATGTGCAAAGTGCTATAGTGTGGTTTCTGGGAATTGAACTCAAGGAGATTTGTATCTACTGAAACTGAGCAGATAATTCTCTCATCTCATATAGGCAAATGTGGGTTATTTTCTCATAAGTTAATTCCATTTTAAAATGTATGTAGATGGATTATCgaacttcttctttttttaaaaaaaagaatgtcACATTGTGGCTTGTGATGTCATCTGTTCCTTAATGTTATTGTTATGTACCTAGTTCATAACGGGGTAGACATCCGCCGCGAAGATAGCCGGGCGGCGACGGCTAATTAGGTTGGGATTGGATCTAGACTGGGGAGACGAATTGGGGATTGGGACTAGATTGATTTCTCATAACTCTTGCCTCCCTCGATTGATACATCTTCTCTCTTCATATAGAGAGACTTACTCAACCCCTAAGTAACTTATCCCTAACCAACAAACCCTAGAGGGCCGGCGGTGCTACAGTACCGCGCCGCGATACAGTACCTTGGCCCAAATGGCCCAATAAGCCCAGCTGATTACCCATGACACTACTCCCCTCTTTCGGAGCAGCTCGCCCACGAGCTGCAGTGGAACTATCGCCGATCGAGGACTTGACTTGATCCAACGTGAACTTATCACACCTAAAAAAAATAAGCCTTTTACATCTTGGCTTATTTTCTTATTTTCGACTACGACACAAACTAATTTTAAAGACTTGATTTGTGGAGCTCTCTCAAATTTAGGAGGACCCCATCCTGATGCACGAAGAGATAGAATGTTGAAGCAACTGTCGTGACATCTAGTGAAGACCAGCTGCGCCGTCTCCCGACACATGAGCACGTCATCCCCTAGGTGCTGTATACGTACGTGGAAACCATCTCCTTGATCCCACGGAAACAGCAAACTTGTGGCCTGCACGTGAACTGTTGTGTCATGGAATATGTGGCAGCCCACCGGTCAAACAATAACTGTTTTGGCCCACCACAAGCCCATCTCTGGTGCTCGGCATCTCTCCACAGGTGACACAAGCTCCGTCACCACGTTCAGCGCTGCAATCTGCGCCACAGATGGTGCTGGCCGCTGAGGATTAGAAACCAGCAAGGCGGAGTGGAAAGTCGGTGGCAAGCGGTGGCTCGAAGAAGCTCTCCACGGCTGCCAGCGAAGGCGACCCCGCAGCTGCCATCGGTGGCAGCGGCCtcggggcggccggcgccgcacgCCTGTAGGCGGCGGACTGCAGAGGCGGCCTTTCTGTGGCCTGCGCTGTGAGCGCCGTGGGCAGCCGGTTCGCGGCCGTATGGACCTAGCCGACTACTCCTTCCGCATTGCGAAGCCGAGAAGCAGTCGCCCCACGCGGATGTGGAAGGacgtctgcggcggcggcggtggccgatgatgctgcagcagcggcgcccCCATTAGGCCATCACCCGCAGACACTTTTTGCTTTGCTGACGAAGACTCAGCAGAGCGGTCGCCGGATTCCAACTGCTTCACCGCGACACTGACGGATTGGAGTTGATCGCCCACATCTCGCACGCTCTTCTGCAAGTCTGCAACCTTGCCAGGCAGGGCCGCCAAATCGGCAGCACTTGGGGCCAGCGGCGCCAAGGTctccatggtggagttcatctGAGTCATCGTTGCCTTCATGTCTTCCAGCGCCTTCAACAGGGAATCCATGGTGGCCATGGACGGAGGACCTGAGCAATCTGATACCAGTTGTTATGTGGCTAGTTCATAACTGGATAAACATCCGCCGGGAAGATAGCCGGATGGCGACGGCTAATTAGACTGGGATTGGATCTAGACTGGGGAGATGAATTGGGGATTGAGACTAGATTGATTTCTCATAATTCTTGCCTCCCTCGATTGATACATCTTCTCTCTTTATATAGAGAGACTTACTTAACCCCTAAGTAACTTATCCCTAACCAACAAACCCTAGAGGGCTGGCGCGCTACAGTGCCGCGCGCGCTACAGTACATCGGCCCAAATGGCCCAATAAGCCCAGCTGACTACCCATGACAGCTATATTTTGTTCCAGCTTTATCTCTGTATTCACAATTACTGTATGCTTGGTCTTTCGGCTTTGAGCTACTAGTGCCTAACAGCTCTATGTTTATCTTTTTTATCATCAGGAAGCAATGTGTGAAAAGGTACAGTTCTTTTGATTTCCTAACTGAAGTTGTCAACAAGGTACCAGACCTTGGTGGTGCAGACTCTTGTGGGGATGAAAGAGGGTTACCTAGAAGAAGGTAAAGTCAGTTGTTTATTCAGCTCTTCATGTCTCACTGCAACAAGTGCCTTATTAGTGCTTGAAATACACTTTACAGAAAATCAAATGGCAGTGACCCAGAGAATGATGAATCAAGATCCAGCAAAATGGTATGGCTGCATCAACCACCACAGCCCATATGATTAATATCGTGGCTTTGTAGTAATGGATCTTCGCCTTTTCAGGTCATAAGAAGTGCGAACATCAGCCCTAGAGGACGTGGGAGAGGTCGAGGCCGGGGGCGAGGGAGGCCACCAACCAAGAGAAAGGAAGTTGGTTATGTACAATTTGAGGATGAGAGCGGCATGTTTGCTGAACAAGGTGAACCTTTACCAGGAGACGAGACAGTTCCAGAGAGCAACCATAGCAATGAAAACATAACCCAAAGTGCAGAACCTCCAGTAGAGGCTCCCGCACCAGCAGCTGCGCCAGGTGCATCTAAGGTGGAAGAAGCGTATACTGACCATCAGTCAGATTGGCCAATGCCAGATGCTGCCATTGGAAACATTGGTGTCGGTCCATCTGGTTTTGGGCATCTGACGGTGCAGGTTGATGAGGATGAGGACTACGACAACGAGGATTAGTCATGGTCGTCCTCATTGTATGCACTAACAGGACTGTTCTGGTGTTGTAAAATGTAAATATAGTTTGAAGTAGTTGCCACAGCTTAGCTGTGATGGGCTGCTGATGTGATGCAGTTATGTAGCTGTCCTGTTTAACTTTTGTTCCCAATAATTGCTTGGTAGTTGCCTCTTATTTTACATGATTGACTACAAGTGTTTTGTTATATTTAACCCAGTATTTGAGGAGTGCTTGACTATTTATATTGTCATATTTTATCAGTGATTCTCTGTTGTATGACATGGTAATATGCTGTTGTTTTGTTCTCTGCTGCAATCATATATacttcgttccaaattataggttatTTTGGCcttccctccattccaaattatacgTAGTTTTAGTTTTTTCTAGATATATAGTTTTACTTGAAAAGGAAAAATGATTTACAATTTGAGATGGAGGGAACTTGATTTCTTTCTCATGATCGATCAGGTATTGCGTgaagtttatatttttttcctcaCTATCAATCAGCCGTAGTATTGTGTGAGCATGATTTCTTTCTCACGATCAATCAGCTGTAGTGTGACTTGATTTCATTCTCACAATTCGAGTCATCATTCTGTTTAGCAACTTTTGGTTCCATATAAAATGTTATTATGTCACAGAGAAAATTATAAACCAAGATGGAGCTTGTCAATTATAGCAGTACAAAATCCATGGAAATCGAATGCGAATTATAAATCAAGATGGAGATTGTCAATAATACCAGTACAAAATCCATGGAAGGCGAATGCAATTTTAATCTTCAGTTATGCTTGCTGCTTGCATAAGATGCAACGGGTATGCTTTTCAAATGAGCGAGTCAAGTACACAGATGCGTATTGTGAACTGGACTTTTACAATATCCACAAGTAAACGAAAGTGCTAATCACATTCTGAATCTAATGGAGTAGTGGTAATAACTTCCAGACCCAGACAAGGGATTTGCTAGCCGGCAAAAAATTCTCTGGGATTTCACCCATTGTCGTGCTCGTTAATCCATGTGATGGAAATACGTTTAACTTCTCTCCAAGGATTTCATTCAACAAAATAGGGTTGGCCCTACCC
This genomic interval carries:
- the LOC120674399 gene encoding dr1-associated corepressor-like isoform X1 gives rise to the protein MRKKLGTRFPAARIKKIMQADEDVGKIALAVPVLVSRALELFLQDLIDRTYEITLQSGAKTLNSFHLKQCVKRYSSFDFLTEVVNKVPDLGGADSCGDERGLPRRRKSNGSDPENDESRSSKMVIRSANISPRGRGRGRGRGRGRPPTKRKEVGYVQFEDESGMFAEQGEPLPGDETVPESNHSNENITQSAEPPVEAPAPAAAPGASKVEEAYTDHQSDWPMPDAAIGNIGVGPSGFGHLTVQVDEDEDYDNED
- the LOC120674399 gene encoding dr1-associated corepressor-like isoform X2; this translates as MQADEDVGKIALAVPVLVSRALELFLQDLIDRTYEITLQSGAKTLNSFHLKQCVKRYSSFDFLTEVVNKVPDLGGADSCGDERGLPRRRKSNGSDPENDESRSSKMVIRSANISPRGRGRGRGRGRGRPPTKRKEVGYVQFEDESGMFAEQGEPLPGDETVPESNHSNENITQSAEPPVEAPAPAAAPGASKVEEAYTDHQSDWPMPDAAIGNIGVGPSGFGHLTVQVDEDEDYDNED
- the LOC120674399 gene encoding dr1-associated corepressor-like isoform X3 yields the protein MSLALAPPARALELFLQDLIDRTYEITLQSGAKTLNSFHLKQCVKRYSSFDFLTEVVNKVPDLGGADSCGDERGLPRRRKSNGSDPENDESRSSKMVIRSANISPRGRGRGRGRGRGRPPTKRKEVGYVQFEDESGMFAEQGEPLPGDETVPESNHSNENITQSAEPPVEAPAPAAAPGASKVEEAYTDHQSDWPMPDAAIGNIGVGPSGFGHLTVQVDEDEDYDNED